One window of Burkholderia cepacia GG4 genomic DNA carries:
- a CDS encoding LuxR C-terminal-related transcriptional regulator yields the protein MTPRDSRQPAGPADADTIEVLVRTKLAPASTRGIVSRMARLGRLRRGLDRRLTLVCAPAGYGKTTLLAEWRNALVESDVKVAWVSLDQDDDNASIFASYVVAAIVAATGGVGTRAQQLLRDRALIPLQIVFDELLNELESSGVELFLMLDDFDRLASPVIHGAMFELLRYAPSNLHVVLSCRSVPALPLSYFESRDQLVRVDENDLRFDDAETHMFFERVAGKPLNPDSVGRLRTATEGWVSGLQLAALALHDDSDAARVAEQVSHARAGIAAYLNENVMTQVPDPIRQFLLHTAVLDRMTPALCDALTGRDDALDCLEWLSAHNLFIRSIDGDRRRYRYHALFLQYLREELALREPGVVAGLQRRASEWYAAERQWPDAVRHALAAGDFDAAAGWVEACAMKLIASSDVRTVLDWVSRLPGQALAGRLRLRIAHAWALALSMQMVDARRALEALEADIEAGWLDTDAVTATELLAVRSLIAALSDRSIESLHLGERVLAAGPPAGSWIEQIGQTTLSFGLGYAGRLDDARDLRARAERAASGHEPLFAHVYRQNMSGLAEFVAGRLHDASKTFETALRGAERAAGRLSAATALSAGYLSAIYYEWNDWPKVRDAQADRFDIAMQACSLGPLLRFVQTAAQLQFQSGNDARAHELLDEADHVACSRQWLRLRVACMATGIRFHLTAGQPTQAHRVGRALASLVTAAPPEQTSSEVETWQMAQSAHARLLLADARADEAAQVMATVHEVLAARGFDWLAAQAAVLRAVACEQAGDEDAALEVLARALEYGQGNGLVRTFVDEGAVVERMLARVQKQVERFPALGGAWYPRELVRAFDAQRAASATPAARPGVAGNLSAREVEILDYVARGLSNKEIARALRVAPETIKWHLKNIFEKLNVTSRIQAVRSGLALDASRTRPGDE from the coding sequence ATGACGCCGAGGGACAGCAGACAGCCGGCCGGCCCGGCGGACGCCGACACGATCGAAGTGCTGGTGCGCACCAAGCTCGCGCCGGCGTCGACCCGCGGGATCGTGTCGCGCATGGCCCGGCTCGGGCGGCTCAGGCGCGGCCTCGACCGCCGGCTGACGCTCGTCTGCGCGCCGGCCGGTTACGGCAAGACGACGCTGCTGGCGGAGTGGCGCAACGCGCTGGTCGAGTCGGACGTGAAGGTCGCATGGGTGAGCCTCGACCAGGACGACGACAACGCGTCGATTTTTGCGTCCTACGTGGTCGCGGCGATCGTCGCGGCGACCGGCGGGGTCGGCACGCGCGCGCAGCAGCTGCTGCGCGACCGCGCGTTGATTCCGCTGCAGATCGTGTTCGACGAACTGCTCAACGAGCTGGAGAGTTCGGGCGTCGAACTGTTCCTGATGCTCGACGACTTCGATCGCCTCGCGTCGCCGGTCATCCACGGCGCGATGTTCGAGCTGCTGCGCTATGCGCCGTCGAACCTGCATGTCGTGCTGTCGTGCCGTTCGGTACCGGCATTGCCGCTCAGCTACTTCGAGTCGCGCGACCAGCTCGTGCGGGTGGACGAGAACGACTTGCGCTTCGACGACGCGGAGACGCACATGTTCTTCGAGCGGGTCGCCGGCAAGCCGCTCAATCCGGACAGCGTCGGGCGCCTGCGCACGGCGACCGAAGGCTGGGTGTCGGGCCTGCAACTGGCGGCCCTTGCGCTGCACGACGACAGCGACGCGGCGCGCGTCGCCGAACAGGTCAGTCACGCCCGCGCCGGCATCGCGGCGTACCTGAACGAGAACGTGATGACGCAGGTGCCGGACCCGATCCGTCAGTTCCTGCTGCACACGGCGGTGCTGGACCGGATGACCCCGGCGCTGTGCGACGCGCTGACCGGCCGGGACGATGCGCTCGACTGCCTCGAGTGGCTGAGCGCGCACAACCTGTTCATCCGGTCGATCGACGGAGACCGCCGGCGCTATCGTTACCACGCACTGTTTCTGCAATACCTGCGCGAGGAACTGGCACTGCGCGAGCCCGGTGTGGTCGCCGGGCTGCAGCGCCGCGCGAGCGAATGGTATGCGGCCGAGCGGCAATGGCCGGACGCCGTCCGGCACGCGCTCGCGGCCGGCGATTTCGACGCGGCCGCCGGCTGGGTCGAGGCGTGTGCGATGAAGCTGATCGCGTCGAGCGACGTGCGCACCGTGCTCGACTGGGTATCGCGCCTGCCCGGGCAGGCGCTGGCCGGCCGCCTGCGGCTGCGCATCGCGCATGCGTGGGCGCTGGCGCTGTCGATGCAGATGGTCGACGCGCGCCGCGCGCTGGAGGCGCTCGAAGCCGACATCGAGGCCGGCTGGCTCGACACCGATGCCGTCACGGCGACCGAACTGCTGGCCGTCCGCTCGCTGATCGCCGCGCTGTCGGATCGCAGCATCGAGTCCCTGCACCTCGGCGAGCGCGTGCTCGCGGCCGGGCCGCCCGCCGGTTCGTGGATCGAGCAGATCGGGCAGACGACGCTGAGTTTCGGGCTCGGCTACGCGGGCCGCCTCGACGACGCGCGGGATCTCCGGGCGCGGGCGGAGCGCGCGGCGTCCGGCCACGAACCGCTGTTCGCGCACGTGTACCGCCAGAACATGTCCGGCCTCGCGGAGTTCGTCGCAGGGCGCCTGCACGACGCGTCGAAGACCTTCGAGACGGCGCTGCGCGGCGCCGAGCGGGCGGCGGGGCGCCTGTCGGCGGCAACGGCGCTGTCGGCCGGCTACCTGTCGGCGATCTACTACGAATGGAACGACTGGCCGAAGGTGCGCGACGCGCAGGCCGACCGCTTCGACATCGCGATGCAGGCGTGCTCGCTCGGGCCGCTGCTGAGGTTCGTGCAGACCGCCGCGCAGCTGCAGTTCCAGTCGGGGAACGACGCGCGTGCGCACGAACTGCTCGACGAGGCCGACCACGTCGCGTGCAGCCGGCAATGGCTGCGGCTGCGCGTCGCGTGCATGGCGACCGGCATCCGGTTTCACCTGACTGCCGGACAGCCGACGCAGGCGCATCGCGTGGGGCGGGCGCTCGCGTCGCTGGTGACGGCCGCACCGCCGGAGCAAACCTCGAGCGAGGTCGAGACGTGGCAGATGGCGCAATCCGCGCATGCGCGGCTCCTGCTCGCCGACGCGCGCGCGGACGAGGCCGCGCAGGTCATGGCGACCGTGCACGAGGTGCTTGCCGCGCGCGGGTTCGACTGGCTCGCCGCGCAGGCGGCCGTGTTGCGCGCGGTGGCGTGCGAACAGGCGGGCGACGAGGATGCGGCGCTCGAGGTGCTCGCCCGCGCGCTCGAATACGGCCAGGGCAACGGGCTCGTGCGCACCTTCGTCGACGAGGGGGCGGTGGTCGAGCGGATGCTGGCGCGCGTGCAGAAGCAGGTCGAGCGGTTTCCTGCACTCGGCGGCGCATGGTATCCGCGCGAGCTGGTGCGCGCGTTCGACGCGCAGCGGGCCGCGAGCGCGACGCCGGCCGCGCGGCCCGGCGTGGCCGGCAACCTGAGCGCGCGGGAAGTCGAAATCCTCGACTACGTCGCGCGCGGGCTATCGAACAAGGAGATCGCCCGTGCGCTGCGCGTCGCGCCGGAGACGATCAAGTGGCATCTGAAGAATATCTTCGAGAAACTCAATGTCACGTCGCGCATCCAGGCGGTGCGCAGCGGCCTGGCGCTCGATGCGTCGCGCACGCGACCCGGTGACGAATGA
- a CDS encoding fatty acid--CoA ligase, with amino-acid sequence MNSSYPCPDDGAAPAAHAYPLLIKQLLHAPLATRPEQEIVYGDRVRHDYWTFRHRIGQLASGLSSIGVGAGDVVAVMDWDSHRYLECYHAIPMMGAVLMTANVRLSPDQLLYTLNHSGARVVLVHRDFLPLLAGLRDRLETARHFVLIADGDAGGLPDGFADEYERLVAAGSPDFAFPDFDEQTRATTFYTTGTTGLPKAVAFTHRQLVLHTLAGMAALSSPRERGRVHRDDVYMPITPMFHVHAWGMPYIATALGLKQVYPGRYAPDGLLALIARESVTFSHCVPTLLGMILDSPASAAADLSSWKVIVGGSPLPEGLARAALARGIEVYTGYGMSETCPLMTIAQVDAPLAAGDAPDDDIARRTKAGVPLPLVDLRIVDAQFRDVPHDGRSAGEVVVRMPWATQGYLGDASASAALWAGGYLHTNDIGVIDPDGRLQITDRIKDVIKTGGEWVSSLELEDILSRHPAVRESAVIGVKDARWGERPLALVVLADDHVGRVEPAELQAHVKQVADRGLISRYAVPERLLIVDAIEKTSVGKINKRALRERYQPD; translated from the coding sequence ATGAATTCGTCATACCCCTGCCCGGACGACGGCGCGGCCCCGGCCGCGCATGCGTACCCGCTGCTGATCAAGCAACTGCTTCATGCGCCGCTGGCGACGCGGCCCGAGCAGGAGATCGTGTACGGCGACCGGGTCAGGCACGACTACTGGACGTTCCGGCACCGCATCGGCCAGCTCGCGAGCGGACTGTCGTCGATCGGTGTCGGCGCGGGCGATGTCGTTGCCGTGATGGACTGGGACAGCCATCGCTACCTGGAGTGCTACCACGCGATTCCGATGATGGGCGCGGTGCTGATGACGGCCAATGTCCGGTTGTCGCCCGACCAGCTGCTGTACACGCTCAACCATTCGGGCGCGCGCGTCGTGCTGGTTCACCGCGACTTCCTGCCGCTGCTGGCGGGCCTGCGCGACCGGCTGGAGACGGCGCGGCACTTCGTGCTGATCGCCGACGGCGACGCAGGCGGCCTGCCGGACGGTTTCGCCGACGAATACGAGCGGCTCGTCGCGGCCGGCTCGCCCGACTTCGCGTTTCCCGATTTCGACGAGCAGACCCGCGCGACGACGTTCTATACGACCGGCACCACCGGGTTGCCGAAGGCCGTCGCGTTCACCCATCGCCAGCTCGTGCTGCACACGCTCGCCGGCATGGCCGCGTTGTCGAGCCCGCGCGAGCGCGGGCGCGTGCATCGCGACGACGTGTACATGCCGATCACGCCGATGTTCCACGTGCACGCGTGGGGCATGCCTTACATTGCGACCGCGCTCGGACTCAAGCAGGTGTATCCGGGGCGCTACGCACCGGACGGCTTGCTGGCGCTGATCGCGCGCGAGTCTGTGACGTTCTCGCACTGCGTGCCGACGCTGCTCGGCATGATCCTCGACAGCCCGGCGTCGGCCGCGGCCGATCTGTCGTCGTGGAAGGTCATCGTCGGCGGCTCGCCGCTGCCCGAAGGGCTGGCGCGGGCGGCGCTTGCGCGCGGCATCGAGGTGTACACCGGTTACGGGATGTCGGAAACGTGCCCGCTGATGACGATCGCGCAGGTCGATGCGCCGCTCGCGGCCGGCGACGCGCCGGACGACGATATCGCGCGCCGGACCAAGGCGGGGGTGCCGCTGCCGCTCGTCGACCTGCGCATCGTCGACGCGCAGTTTCGCGACGTGCCGCACGACGGCCGGTCGGCGGGCGAAGTCGTCGTGCGGATGCCGTGGGCGACGCAAGGCTACCTCGGCGACGCGTCGGCGTCGGCGGCGCTGTGGGCCGGCGGCTACCTGCACACGAACGACATCGGCGTCATCGATCCCGATGGCCGGCTGCAGATCACCGACCGGATCAAGGACGTGATCAAGACGGGCGGCGAATGGGTGTCGTCGCTCGAGCTCGAGGACATCCTGTCGCGCCATCCGGCCGTGCGGGAATCGGCCGTGATCGGCGTGAAGGACGCGCGCTGGGGCGAGCGGCCGCTCGCGCTCGTCGTGCTGGCCGACGACCATGTCGGGCGCGTCGAACCGGCGGAGCTGCAAGCCCATGTGAAACAGGTGGCCGACCGCGGGCTGATCTCGCGATATGCGGTGCCGGAACGCCTGCTGATCGTCGACGCCATCGAGAAGACGAGCGTCGGGAAGATCAACAAGCGCGCGCTGCGCGAGCGCTACCAGCCCGACTGA
- the hchA gene encoding glyoxalase III HchA, with translation MTSETTQMDRAPAPDHAENNAYFPSPYSLSQYTSSKTDFDGADYPNPYTGGKWKVLMIATDERYILMTNGKMFSTGNHPVEMLLPMHHMDKAGFEIDVATLSGNPAKLELWAMPQDDEAVQGTYQKYLSKLKTPLKLSDVLEQDLGADSPYIAVFIPGGHGVLAAIPHSKEVKRTLQWALDNDRHIITLCHGPACLLSAAVGEAPQDYPFKDYEMCVFPDALDTGPNLDIGYMPGPLPWLVAQSLEKLGARVLNKDMTGRCHQDRKLITGDSPLASNGIGKLAAAALLKEVGN, from the coding sequence ATGACTTCCGAAACGACGCAGATGGACCGGGCACCCGCGCCCGATCACGCGGAGAACAACGCGTACTTTCCGTCGCCGTATTCGCTGTCGCAGTACACGTCGTCGAAGACCGATTTCGACGGCGCGGATTACCCGAATCCGTACACGGGCGGCAAATGGAAAGTCCTGATGATCGCGACCGACGAGCGCTACATCCTGATGACGAACGGCAAGATGTTCTCGACCGGCAACCATCCGGTCGAGATGCTGCTGCCGATGCATCACATGGACAAGGCGGGCTTCGAGATCGATGTCGCGACGCTGTCGGGCAACCCGGCCAAGCTCGAACTGTGGGCGATGCCGCAGGACGACGAAGCCGTGCAGGGCACGTACCAGAAATACCTGTCGAAGCTCAAGACGCCGCTCAAGCTGTCCGACGTGCTCGAGCAGGATCTCGGCGCCGATTCGCCGTATATCGCGGTGTTCATTCCCGGTGGCCACGGCGTCCTCGCCGCCATCCCGCACAGCAAGGAAGTCAAGCGAACCCTCCAGTGGGCGCTCGACAACGACCGGCACATCATCACGCTGTGTCACGGGCCCGCGTGCCTGTTGTCCGCGGCGGTCGGCGAGGCGCCGCAGGACTACCCGTTCAAGGACTACGAGATGTGCGTATTTCCCGACGCGCTCGACACCGGGCCGAACCTCGACATCGGCTACATGCCGGGCCCGCTGCCGTGGCTCGTCGCGCAGAGCCTTGAAAAGCTCGGCGCGCGCGTGCTGAACAAGGACATGACCGGCCGCTGCCATCAGGACCGCAAGCTGATCACGGGCGACAGTCCGCTCGCGTCCAACGGCATCGGCAAGCTCGCGGCCGCCGCACTGCTGAAGGAAGTGGGGAACTGA
- a CDS encoding acyl-CoA dehydrogenase family protein produces the protein MIRLNKSAALPLVGLTGFETPLSEEENAIQHTVHRFARDVLRPIGRELDRMTPEEVIAPGSPYWAAIVESAKLGLDPQLIAQFPPETAVRIESLIGEELGWGDSGLAVSIGAATMPLMMAHSVGSPELVEMCAGKVGCWMNTQPDRGSDAAILYRQELGANGRQPVGNVTAKVGADEIVINGQSSAWISNGSVAQVALAYMAADYGDGFYGEGERSMFTNGIAMILPLDLPGVSRGKPLDKIGQRSLPQGEIYFDNVKVPKRFAIALKDDYLGNLASTWSYAGTHMCQVFVGVARAAFELALAYCHERKQGGVLLMDHQMTHLRIGEMLRRLEMARAIARRSLAFSRMSPQSHPYATAQAKVSVTEEAMKVTHEAFQLFGGNGTTREFPIEKLFRDVRSALIEDGENYILASRLGVLAGELYQNGWTRE, from the coding sequence GTGCTGCGGCCGATCGGCCGCGAGCTCGACCGGATGACGCCGGAGGAAGTGATCGCCCCCGGCTCGCCGTACTGGGCCGCGATCGTCGAGAGCGCGAAGCTCGGGCTCGATCCGCAACTGATCGCGCAGTTTCCGCCTGAAACGGCGGTGCGCATCGAGTCGCTGATCGGCGAGGAGCTCGGCTGGGGCGATTCGGGCCTGGCCGTGTCGATCGGCGCCGCGACGATGCCGCTGATGATGGCGCATTCGGTCGGCAGCCCGGAGCTGGTCGAGATGTGCGCGGGCAAGGTCGGCTGCTGGATGAACACCCAGCCCGATCGCGGCTCCGACGCGGCGATCCTGTATCGGCAGGAACTCGGCGCGAACGGCCGGCAGCCGGTCGGCAACGTGACCGCGAAGGTCGGCGCCGACGAGATCGTGATCAACGGGCAGAGCTCCGCGTGGATCTCGAACGGATCGGTCGCGCAGGTCGCGCTCGCATACATGGCGGCCGACTACGGCGACGGGTTCTATGGCGAAGGCGAGCGCAGCATGTTCACCAACGGCATCGCGATGATCCTGCCGCTCGATCTGCCGGGCGTGTCGCGCGGCAAGCCGCTCGACAAGATCGGCCAGCGCTCGCTGCCGCAGGGCGAGATCTATTTCGACAACGTGAAGGTGCCGAAGCGCTTCGCGATCGCGTTGAAGGACGACTACCTCGGCAACCTCGCGTCGACGTGGTCATACGCGGGCACGCACATGTGCCAGGTGTTCGTCGGCGTCGCGCGTGCGGCGTTCGAGCTTGCGCTTGCGTATTGCCACGAGCGCAAGCAGGGCGGCGTGCTGCTGATGGATCACCAGATGACGCACCTGCGCATCGGCGAGATGCTGCGCCGGCTGGAGATGGCGCGCGCGATCGCGCGGCGCAGCCTCGCGTTCTCGCGGATGTCGCCGCAGAGCCATCCGTACGCGACCGCGCAGGCCAAGGTGAGCGTGACCGAGGAAGCGATGAAGGTGACGCACGAGGCGTTTCAGCTGTTCGGCGGCAACGGCACCACGCGCGAGTTTCCGATCGAGAAGCTGTTCCGCGACGTGCGCTCGGCGCTGATCGAGGACGGCGAGAACTACATCCTCGCGTCGCGTCTCGGCGTGCTGGCCGGCGAGCTCTATCAGAACGGGTGGACGCGGGAGTAA